Proteins encoded in a region of the candidate division Zixibacteria bacterium HGW-Zixibacteria-1 genome:
- a CDS encoding transposase produces MSKLHRYYEKGHTYFVTCVTYERIPILVENENELWRAFDFIKNQMAFELKAWVIIPDHFHLIIRPIEHNLSEIMKGIKLKFAGAYRSINGLKCGRVWQNRFWDHIIRDQRDMNSHIDYIHYNPVKHGLVKSPFDYKSTSIQKYLEEGFYQADWGTRGPVDIQGEFGE; encoded by the coding sequence ATGTCAAAATTACACCGTTATTATGAAAAAGGACATACTTATTTCGTAACTTGCGTTACTTATGAGCGCATACCGATTCTTGTTGAAAACGAAAATGAATTATGGCGAGCTTTTGATTTTATAAAAAATCAAATGGCGTTTGAATTAAAAGCCTGGGTTATAATTCCCGACCATTTCCATTTGATCATCCGACCTATTGAACATAATCTCTCTGAGATTATGAAAGGAATAAAGTTGAAATTTGCCGGGGCTTATAGATCTATCAATGGACTGAAATGCGGTCGGGTTTGGCAGAATCGTTTTTGGGATCATATTATTCGTGATCAGAGAGATATGAATAGCCATATTGATTATATACATTATAACCCGGTTAAACATGGTTTGGTGAAAAGCCCATTTGATTACAAAAGTACATCGATACAAAAATATTTGGAGGAAGGGTTTTACCAGGCAGACTGGGGTACGAGAGGGCCTGTTGATATTCAAGGAGAATTTGGGGAGTAG
- a CDS encoding phosphoribosylamine--glycine ligase produces MKILVVGSGGREHTLVWKLKQSRLVGKIYAAPGNAGISLLANSINIKADDIKGLANFAENHHIDLTVVGPELPLTLGIVDEFQKRGLRIFGPSQLAAEIEGSKAFAKEFMRKYHIPTAPFQIFTEASEAISFIRSAAMPVVIKASGLAAGKGAVVVHSHDEAAETIDKMMVKKIFGEAGNKVVVETFLKGQELSVMAFTDGKNIKMMLTSQDHKQIGEGDTGPNTGGMGAYCPVPFVEDTILTMIKEHILERTISGLEKEGRNYKGVLYAGLMLTESGPKVIEFNCRFGDPETQAVLPLLNSDLADIFIAIADGNLSIIDDLDWVPGAAVCVVLASKGYPGKYETQKRIFGLRNYSDRKCYLFHAGTRREGKNWVTEGGRVMGVTAVDKDLPAALSKAYGLIERIKFDGMYFRSDIGFRAHTHVNVGI; encoded by the coding sequence ATGAAAATACTTGTCGTTGGTTCCGGCGGGCGGGAACATACGCTCGTCTGGAAACTAAAACAATCCCGATTGGTGGGAAAAATCTACGCCGCTCCCGGCAATGCCGGTATCAGCCTGCTCGCCAATTCGATCAATATCAAGGCTGATGATATCAAAGGCCTGGCCAATTTTGCTGAAAATCACCATATCGACTTAACCGTCGTCGGCCCGGAACTTCCTCTTACCCTTGGCATTGTCGATGAATTTCAAAAACGCGGCCTGCGCATTTTCGGCCCGTCGCAACTGGCGGCCGAAATCGAAGGCTCCAAGGCTTTTGCCAAGGAGTTTATGAGAAAATATCATATCCCAACCGCCCCTTTTCAGATTTTTACCGAAGCTTCCGAAGCCATCTCATTTATCCGCTCGGCAGCGATGCCGGTCGTAATCAAGGCCAGCGGCCTGGCGGCCGGAAAAGGCGCCGTGGTCGTTCACAGTCATGACGAAGCGGCCGAGACCATCGATAAGATGATGGTAAAAAAGATTTTTGGCGAAGCCGGAAATAAAGTTGTCGTGGAGACTTTCCTCAAAGGGCAGGAACTTTCGGTCATGGCCTTCACCGACGGCAAAAATATTAAAATGATGCTTACGTCACAGGATCATAAGCAAATCGGCGAAGGCGATACCGGCCCCAATACGGGCGGCATGGGCGCTTATTGCCCGGTTCCGTTTGTCGAGGATACCATTTTGACCATGATCAAAGAACATATCCTCGAACGAACCATTTCCGGCCTCGAAAAAGAAGGGCGGAATTACAAGGGTGTTTTATACGCCGGTTTGATGCTGACCGAATCCGGCCCGAAAGTTATCGAATTCAACTGCCGTTTCGGCGATCCGGAAACACAGGCGGTCCTGCCGCTGCTCAATTCGGACCTGGCCGACATCTTTATCGCCATCGCCGATGGAAACCTATCCATAATCGACGATCTGGACTGGGTGCCCGGCGCGGCAGTCTGCGTCGTGCTCGCTTCCAAAGGTTATCCCGGAAAATATGAAACTCAGAAGCGAATTTTTGGTTTAAGGAATTACAGCGACAGGAAATGCTATCTGTTCCATGCCGGAACCAGAAGAGAAGGGAAAAATTGGGTTACTGAAGGCGGACGCGTTATGGGAGTTACCGCGGTTGACAAAGATCTCCCGGCGGCGCTTTCGAAAGCTTACGGTCTGATCGAAAGAATCAAATTTGATGGAATGTATTTCAGGAGTGATATTGGTTTCCGGGCACATACACATGTCAATGTAGGGATATAA
- the purE gene encoding 5-(carboxyamino)imidazole ribonucleotide mutase: MPKVLILIGSKSDMVYAEECQKMLDGYGIENSLEISSAHREPDKTDDLAKNAAANGFEVVICMAGMAAALPGVVAARTRLPVIGVPLPASLDGLDALLAIAQMPSGVPVATMGIGKAGAKNAAVLAARILAVKYPEINGKL, encoded by the coding sequence ATGCCAAAGGTTTTGATTTTAATCGGTTCCAAATCTGATATGGTGTACGCCGAAGAATGTCAGAAAATGCTGGATGGCTACGGAATCGAAAACAGCCTGGAAATATCATCGGCGCATCGCGAACCGGACAAGACGGATGATCTGGCTAAGAACGCCGCCGCCAACGGCTTTGAAGTTGTCATATGTATGGCCGGAATGGCCGCCGCCCTGCCCGGTGTGGTTGCCGCCCGGACCAGGCTGCCGGTTATCGGGGTGCCGCTTCCGGCCTCACTCGACGGACTGGATGCCCTCCTGGCGATAGCACAGATGCCATCCGGAGTGCCGGTGGCGACCATGGGAATCGGCAAGGCGGGAGCCAAAAACGCGGCAGTTCTGGCAGCGCGAATATTGGCCGTGAAATATCCCGAGATAAACGGAAAGCTCTGA